In Halobacillus amylolyticus, the following proteins share a genomic window:
- a CDS encoding LacI family DNA-binding transcriptional regulator, translating to MVSIKDVAKLSGVSVTTVSRVMNNRGYIGKETRLKVEEAMKQLDYQPNQIARALLKNQSYVIGVIVPDLAHPLFSELINWIESYASERNYKLLICNSLQEKDKESNYISMLRQNRVDGIIMCSHTLEVDAYRSVGMPIVSFDRILSSSIPYVASDNYKGGEIATQHLIDQGCKNILHISGPLKYELLANRRNDAFQLTCMKQGIEWNYVEGAHVQSTFQDNWDFIEAEIAPLLEEYDGVFCSNDIMAYTLYVYAARKKIKVPDQLKIIGYDYHSFTRMLQYPILTTIKQPLDAIGKILCSSLIEQIENQNSDTQRNTILDVQLIKGETT from the coding sequence ATGGTAAGTATAAAAGATGTTGCAAAACTTTCAGGGGTTTCGGTAACAACCGTTTCAAGAGTAATGAATAACAGAGGATATATAGGAAAGGAAACTCGCCTTAAAGTAGAAGAAGCTATGAAGCAACTAGATTACCAACCGAATCAAATCGCACGCGCACTACTTAAGAATCAATCCTACGTTATTGGTGTCATTGTGCCCGATCTTGCACACCCTCTTTTTTCCGAATTGATTAATTGGATAGAGTCATACGCCAGTGAAAGAAATTATAAGCTGTTAATTTGTAATTCGTTACAAGAAAAAGATAAAGAGTCAAATTATATTAGTATGCTTCGACAAAATAGGGTTGATGGGATCATTATGTGTAGTCACACCTTAGAAGTGGATGCATACCGCAGTGTTGGTATGCCGATTGTATCTTTTGATCGTATCCTCTCCTCCTCTATTCCCTATGTAGCCAGCGATAACTACAAAGGTGGGGAAATCGCTACTCAACACTTAATTGATCAGGGATGTAAAAATATACTTCATATCTCTGGGCCTTTGAAATATGAGTTGTTAGCAAACCGCAGAAATGATGCTTTTCAATTAACATGCATGAAACAAGGGATAGAATGGAATTACGTGGAAGGGGCTCATGTACAATCCACCTTTCAAGATAACTGGGATTTCATAGAAGCTGAAATTGCTCCCCTATTGGAGGAATATGATGGTGTATTTTGTAGTAATGATATTATGGCCTACACCCTTTATGTCTATGCTGCAAGGAAAAAAATTAAGGTGCCCGACCAATTAAAGATTATCGGTTACGACTATCATAGCTTTACTAGAATGCTCCAGTATCCTATTTTAACTACCATCAAACAGCCGCTGGATGCTATCGGAAAGATACTTTGCTCTTCATTGATTGAGCAGATTGAGAACCAAAATTCTGACACCCAAAGAAACACCATTCTTGATGTTCAACTAATTAAAGGGGAAACAACATGA
- a CDS encoding alkaline phosphatase D family protein: MSKERSMDGLIQKLNEETLQKDIDRRGFLQGAGKIAGISLGMVIAQSMGGIQVDAEAKFNDYPFSLGVASGDPLPDGVVLWTRLAPEPLKGGGAPSRNIPVHWELAKDEHFRRIVQRGTEVARPELAHSIHVEVERLQSDTVYFYRFKAGGEYSQVGKTKTLPANGSHVSSLTFAFASCQQYEHGYYTAYKHMAKEDLDLVFHLGDYIYEYGPNEYISGSGNVRTHIGPEIMTLEDYRNRHAQYRTDENLQSAHAAFPWVVTWDDHEVENNYADTVPEKGQPVEEFVKRRVAAYQAYYEHMPLRKSSMPHGADMQLYRSFSYGDLADFFVLDTRQYRSDQANGDTSSSQTAESLDPSRTLLGEEQESWLLDKLNNSQSNWNVMAQQIFFAKRNYGPSQEEPLFSMDGWDGYTPARQRITDFVDSKKLNNLIVLTGDVHANWASNLLADFNDLKSRVLGVEFVGTSVTSGGNGADKRADTDRILAQNEHIKFFNDYRGYVRCQVTPTQWKTDYRVLPFVTNPGADISTRASFVYEKDQAGLKEVSATVVPQGKQSSNEVEDDRHQAHDRAHKKQLKKERQPN, encoded by the coding sequence ATGTCTAAGGAAAGATCAATGGATGGGTTGATTCAAAAACTAAATGAGGAAACCTTACAAAAAGACATCGATAGGCGCGGATTTCTTCAAGGAGCAGGGAAAATTGCTGGCATTTCTCTCGGCATGGTGATCGCTCAATCCATGGGTGGAATTCAAGTCGATGCAGAAGCCAAGTTCAATGATTATCCGTTCTCACTTGGAGTGGCTTCCGGTGATCCCCTCCCTGATGGGGTCGTTCTATGGACTAGACTAGCCCCAGAACCTCTCAAAGGAGGAGGAGCCCCTTCACGAAACATCCCGGTGCATTGGGAACTAGCAAAGGATGAACATTTTCGTCGTATTGTGCAGCGCGGAACAGAAGTAGCAAGACCTGAATTAGCACACTCCATCCATGTGGAAGTCGAGAGATTGCAGTCCGATACCGTCTATTTCTATCGTTTCAAGGCCGGAGGTGAATATAGTCAAGTCGGGAAAACGAAGACACTGCCTGCGAATGGCTCCCATGTCTCAAGCCTCACCTTTGCTTTTGCCTCCTGCCAGCAATATGAACACGGCTACTACACAGCCTACAAACATATGGCGAAAGAGGATCTCGATCTTGTTTTCCATCTTGGGGACTACATATATGAATATGGTCCGAATGAATACATTTCCGGTTCAGGAAATGTCAGAACCCACATCGGCCCGGAAATTATGACGTTAGAAGACTACCGTAATCGTCATGCTCAATATCGAACGGATGAGAATCTACAATCTGCTCATGCAGCGTTCCCATGGGTAGTGACCTGGGATGATCATGAAGTGGAAAACAATTATGCTGATACCGTTCCGGAAAAAGGACAGCCCGTGGAGGAGTTTGTGAAGCGCCGTGTTGCTGCTTATCAAGCGTACTATGAACATATGCCGCTCCGTAAATCATCTATGCCTCATGGTGCAGATATGCAGTTATATCGCAGCTTTTCATACGGTGACTTAGCGGATTTCTTTGTACTAGATACTCGACAATATCGCTCAGACCAGGCGAATGGAGATACAAGTTCTTCACAGACAGCGGAGTCGTTAGATCCATCCCGTACCTTGCTAGGCGAAGAACAAGAAAGTTGGTTGCTTGATAAGCTTAACAACTCCCAATCGAATTGGAACGTGATGGCACAGCAAATCTTTTTTGCAAAAAGGAACTATGGACCAAGTCAGGAAGAGCCATTATTCAGTATGGACGGTTGGGACGGGTACACTCCGGCCCGTCAGCGAATCACAGACTTTGTAGATAGTAAAAAATTAAATAACTTGATCGTGCTTACTGGTGATGTCCATGCAAACTGGGCGTCCAACTTGCTCGCAGACTTTAATGATTTGAAATCTCGTGTTTTGGGAGTTGAATTTGTCGGAACCTCCGTTACGTCAGGTGGAAATGGAGCTGATAAACGTGCTGATACCGACCGAATTCTAGCACAGAATGAACACATCAAATTCTTTAACGATTATCGCGGTTATGTTCGCTGCCAGGTCACCCCTACACAATGGAAAACAGACTACCGTGTCCTTCCTTTTGTCACAAACCCGGGCGCTGATATATCTACAAGAGCATCCTTTGTATATGAAAAGGACCAAGCAGGATTGAAAGAGGTATCTGCAACGGTAGTTCCACAAGGTAAACAATCGTCCAATGAAGTGGAAGATGATCGTCATCAAGCCCATGACCGTGCACACAAAAAACAACTAAAAAAAGAAAGACAACCAAATTAA
- the sppA gene encoding signal peptide peptidase SppA, whose protein sequence is MNKRIVASIIAASILLIAIAFQSIGFFMNKSFSENTASMLPSNQKLEEKVIERGSATKRIAQINLEGTIMNNPGSNPNPFGGGGYQHEQFIERLETIKEDNTIKGVLLYVNSPGGGVYESAEIHEQLLEIKDAGKTIYVSMGGMAASGGYYISAPAHRIFASNETFTGSLGVIMQSINYQELANNFGVKFNTFKSGEFKDIMSPTKPMSEEERQIIQSLVDESYEEFVDVIAEGRNMPEDKVYDLADGRIYSGKQAVENGLVDEIGFKDDALSALKEEIGGDPQVIEYKNNSIGSFFGLPLAKSLLPNSEIRFIEQLISNRQGPTLMYMYSE, encoded by the coding sequence ATGAACAAACGTATTGTTGCAAGTATCATCGCCGCGAGCATACTGTTGATCGCGATTGCATTCCAAAGTATCGGCTTTTTCATGAATAAAAGTTTTTCTGAAAACACGGCATCGATGCTACCAAGCAACCAAAAGCTAGAAGAAAAAGTCATCGAAAGAGGATCGGCTACCAAGCGGATTGCTCAAATCAACCTAGAAGGTACGATTATGAACAACCCGGGATCAAACCCTAATCCTTTCGGGGGCGGGGGCTATCAACACGAGCAATTCATTGAAAGGCTTGAGACCATTAAAGAAGATAACACCATCAAAGGTGTGCTCCTCTACGTGAATTCACCAGGTGGCGGCGTCTATGAAAGTGCCGAAATCCACGAGCAATTGCTCGAAATCAAAGACGCTGGCAAAACAATTTACGTCTCCATGGGAGGAATGGCTGCTTCAGGAGGCTATTACATCTCAGCACCTGCACATCGAATTTTCGCCTCAAACGAAACGTTCACAGGTTCTCTCGGGGTCATTATGCAAAGTATCAACTACCAGGAATTAGCCAATAATTTTGGTGTGAAGTTCAATACATTTAAAAGCGGAGAGTTCAAAGATATCATGAGCCCGACGAAACCAATGTCAGAGGAAGAACGCCAAATCATCCAATCTCTTGTCGATGAATCCTATGAAGAGTTTGTCGATGTCATTGCAGAAGGACGCAACATGCCGGAAGACAAGGTTTATGACCTTGCAGATGGCCGCATTTATTCGGGGAAGCAAGCTGTCGAGAACGGCCTCGTGGACGAAATTGGCTTCAAGGATGACGCATTGAGTGCTTTGAAGGAAGAAATCGGCGGAGATCCACAAGTAATTGAATATAAGAATAATAGCATTGGGTCCTTTTTCGGCCTGCCGCTGGCGAAAAGTTTGCTGCCGAACAGTGAAATCCGCTTCATCGAACAGCTGATCAGTAACCGCCAAGGTCCAACATTAATGTATATGTATAGCGAATAA
- a CDS encoding RDD family protein: METTEQQTADMTVMNMFKSQKNDIQRVLYAGFGTRLVAYLIDLIVIWGVNSIVTRPLLNLFNLEEAKLWINMFSASNIMTSIIFFLYFILMTKFFRATLGKMILGLSVESLTSKPLTNVQVIFRECIGRYISMALFGLPYLVVAFTKRHQGIHDLFADTSVIKNKFKRLNDSIEKETE, translated from the coding sequence ATGGAGACTACCGAACAACAAACAGCAGACATGACAGTCATGAATATGTTCAAAAGCCAAAAAAATGATATCCAACGGGTGTTATATGCCGGATTCGGGACCCGTCTCGTCGCCTATTTGATTGATCTGATTGTCATTTGGGGAGTGAATTCCATTGTGACAAGACCGCTCCTCAACTTATTCAATCTCGAGGAAGCTAAACTCTGGATCAACATGTTCAGTGCTTCGAACATTATGACATCCATCATCTTTTTCCTTTATTTTATCCTGATGACAAAGTTTTTTCGGGCGACACTCGGAAAGATGATCCTCGGCTTATCCGTTGAATCGTTGACGAGTAAACCACTCACAAACGTGCAGGTCATTTTTCGTGAATGTATTGGCAGATACATCAGCATGGCGCTCTTCGGCTTACCCTACTTGGTGGTCGCCTTTACGAAACGCCACCAGGGGATCCATGACTTGTTCGCTGACACTTCCGTGATTAAAAATAAATTTAAGCGGCTTAATGATTCAATCGAAAAAGAGACCGAATAA
- the metE gene encoding 5-methyltetrahydropteroyltriglutamate--homocysteine S-methyltransferase — translation MTKVLSSTIGYPRIGEKREWKKALEQFWNGNITESEFLSEMETLRTNDLQKQQDIGSDLIPIGDFSLYDHVLDTAVMFGFIPNRFKHKGGEVPIDLYFDIARGNHEAVASEMTKWFNTNYHYIVPEIDSDAQPTLTENRLLPYFLEAKEKLGIIGKPVILGPVSFLKLAKGYEQKDFKKLLKRLVPLYIQVLYELERAGAEWVQVDEPILTTPMTKDDLHLFREVYDSMQNGVSSVKILLQTYFESVDHYQEVVSLPVAGIGLDFVHDQGANLESLKKHGFPKDKYLAAGVINGRNIWSEDLDTKYAQLENILSKVEKDRLIVQPSCSLLHVPVTVTTEEDLDPVIKNALSFADQKLEEATVLTEGLNHGRHTIEKHIEERTRCIELLWKSSSRNLEDVQKEVELWKDIEPKRPTHYSSRQKIHQDYFELPLLPTTTIGSLPQTKEIRQARLKWRRGEWSDEYYQSFIEDNISEWIKRQEEIGLDVLIHGEFERNDMVEFFGEKLDGFAFTRYGWVQSYGSRCVKPPVIYGDVSLTEPMTVKEITYAQSLTKKPVKGMLTGPITILNWSFVREDISKFEVTKQIALALQKEISFLEENNINMIQVDEPALREGLPIKVEKQKEYLEEAVYAFKLATSSVQDETQIHTHMCYSEFGEIMDTIDQLDADVISIEAARSHGELISDFEEKSYEKGIGLGVYDIHSPRVPGVEEMESNILRALKVLHPRQFWVNPDCGLKTRGINETTDALRNMVKVARQIREKINDEVLIIKK, via the coding sequence ATGACAAAGGTATTAAGTTCAACGATTGGTTATCCAAGAATAGGCGAAAAGAGAGAGTGGAAAAAAGCACTGGAACAATTTTGGAATGGAAACATAACTGAAAGTGAATTTTTGTCAGAAATGGAGACGCTAAGGACAAACGATTTGCAAAAGCAACAGGACATTGGGAGCGATCTCATTCCTATTGGTGATTTTAGTCTATATGATCATGTGCTTGATACGGCAGTTATGTTTGGTTTTATACCCAACCGTTTTAAGCACAAGGGCGGGGAAGTGCCAATAGACTTGTATTTTGATATCGCCCGAGGGAATCATGAAGCAGTGGCATCTGAAATGACCAAATGGTTCAACACAAATTATCACTACATTGTACCTGAGATTGACTCGGATGCTCAACCAACACTTACGGAGAATCGACTGTTACCTTACTTTTTGGAAGCCAAAGAAAAACTAGGTATCATAGGAAAGCCAGTTATACTGGGACCTGTTTCATTTTTAAAATTAGCGAAAGGTTATGAGCAGAAAGATTTTAAAAAGCTACTGAAAAGACTTGTTCCTCTCTACATACAAGTTCTTTATGAGCTGGAAAGAGCTGGTGCTGAGTGGGTGCAGGTGGACGAACCTATTCTGACAACACCGATGACCAAGGATGATTTACATCTATTCAGGGAAGTATATGACTCTATGCAAAACGGTGTTTCAAGTGTAAAGATTCTTCTCCAAACGTATTTTGAATCCGTTGATCATTACCAGGAGGTCGTTTCCCTTCCAGTTGCTGGGATAGGCCTTGATTTTGTCCATGATCAGGGAGCTAATCTAGAATCACTGAAAAAGCATGGCTTTCCTAAGGATAAGTATCTCGCAGCCGGGGTAATTAACGGCCGCAACATATGGAGTGAAGATTTAGACACAAAATACGCACAACTTGAAAACATACTTTCAAAAGTTGAAAAAGATCGGCTCATCGTACAGCCTTCTTGCAGTTTGTTACACGTTCCAGTAACTGTAACCACCGAAGAGGATTTAGACCCTGTCATAAAAAATGCACTATCATTTGCTGATCAAAAACTTGAAGAAGCGACAGTGTTAACAGAAGGTCTAAACCATGGTAGACATACGATTGAAAAACATATAGAAGAACGTACTCGGTGTATTGAATTACTTTGGAAGTCTTCGAGCAGAAATCTAGAAGATGTTCAAAAAGAAGTGGAGTTATGGAAAGATATTGAACCAAAACGTCCAACCCACTATTCCAGTCGCCAGAAAATACATCAAGATTATTTCGAGCTTCCATTATTGCCAACAACAACGATTGGCAGTCTCCCACAAACGAAAGAAATTCGTCAGGCACGGCTGAAATGGCGAAGAGGGGAGTGGTCTGATGAATATTATCAATCGTTTATTGAAGACAACATTTCCGAATGGATTAAACGCCAGGAGGAAATCGGGCTTGACGTCCTCATACATGGCGAGTTTGAACGTAACGATATGGTAGAATTCTTTGGTGAAAAACTGGATGGGTTTGCCTTTACCAGATACGGATGGGTTCAGTCATACGGCTCCCGCTGCGTCAAACCTCCCGTCATTTATGGAGATGTGTCTCTCACAGAACCGATGACAGTCAAAGAAATCACATACGCTCAATCTCTAACCAAAAAACCTGTGAAAGGTATGCTTACTGGTCCTATCACCATCTTAAATTGGTCGTTTGTCCGTGAAGATATCAGCAAATTTGAAGTTACTAAACAAATTGCCTTAGCCCTGCAAAAGGAAATTAGTTTTTTAGAAGAAAATAACATTAACATGATTCAAGTGGATGAACCGGCTTTACGAGAAGGCCTGCCGATAAAGGTTGAAAAACAAAAAGAATATTTGGAGGAAGCCGTTTACGCTTTTAAGCTTGCCACATCATCTGTTCAAGATGAGACTCAAATCCATACACATATGTGTTATTCCGAGTTCGGGGAAATTATGGACACCATTGACCAATTGGATGCTGACGTCATTTCTATAGAAGCCGCCAGAAGTCACGGAGAATTAATTTCTGATTTTGAGGAAAAGTCATATGAAAAAGGGATTGGTCTAGGAGTTTACGACATCCATAGTCCAAGGGTACCAGGAGTGGAAGAAATGGAGAGCAATATCCTGCGTGCATTAAAAGTACTTCACCCGAGACAATTTTGGGTTAACCCTGATTGTGGGTTGAAAACAAGAGGAATTAACGAAACAACGGATGCTCTTAGAAACATGGTTAAAGTAGCCCGGCAAATTCGAGAGAAAATTAATGATGAAGTATTAATTATTAAAAAGTAA
- a CDS encoding YdhK family protein: MKRKKIMMGIILLTSALLLAACASDSEEQSQTENEENTNMESSSDEHMEMDHSSSGAVPDDLEAAENPTYEVGSQVMIEKGHMKGMEGAEATITGAYDTIAYAVSYTPTTGGERVENHKWVIHEEIEDAGEEKLKPGTEVTLDASHMEGMDGATAEIESAQQTIVYMITYTPTAGGEKVTNHKWVTKSELSAE, encoded by the coding sequence ATGAAGCGTAAAAAAATAATGATGGGAATTATTCTACTCACCTCTGCATTGCTGCTAGCCGCATGTGCCAGTGATAGTGAAGAGCAGAGCCAGACGGAAAATGAAGAAAACACAAACATGGAATCCAGTTCTGATGAACATATGGAAATGGACCACTCCAGTTCAGGTGCAGTCCCTGATGATTTGGAAGCAGCAGAGAATCCAACCTATGAAGTTGGAAGTCAAGTAATGATCGAAAAAGGTCACATGAAAGGAATGGAGGGTGCTGAAGCAACTATAACCGGCGCCTACGATACTATCGCCTATGCTGTTTCTTACACACCTACTACTGGCGGTGAGCGAGTTGAAAATCATAAATGGGTCATTCATGAAGAAATTGAAGACGCCGGTGAAGAAAAGCTAAAACCCGGAACAGAGGTTACGTTGGATGCATCACATATGGAAGGCATGGACGGGGCCACTGCCGAAATTGAATCTGCCCAACAAACAATAGTATATATGATCACCTATACCCCAACTGCTGGTGGTGAGAAAGTAACCAACCATAAATGGGTAACAAAAAGTGAATTATCTGCTGAATAA
- the ppc gene encoding phosphoenolpyruvate carboxylase, which produces MTIQKEKNDHTTPLRHDVNLLGNMLGEILVHQGGEELLNKVETIRKLTKELRRNRETSTYEKLKSEIQTLQPPMRSQVIRAFSIYFHLVNIAEQNHRIRRRREYQLFDDQGVQPFSIESAVLSLKDHSMDKKVIQDVLDQLSLELIITAHPTEATKRTVLEIQKRIATILMQLDHPQLTDNERERIQESLFNEVTVLWQTDELRHRKPTVMDEVRNGLYYFDQTLFDVLPDIHQELEDRLEESYPEEKWNVPNFLRFGSWIGGDRDGNPNVTPEITWETLIKQRELVLKKYDAVLVELMKRFSHSTTRVKVSEELVASVEKEESLIPEGKRWRVKEEMYRRKFAIILERLRQVGESETGYASDDQLLADLDLIQNSVKNHQPSKRDLKMLRKLVRQVKLFGFHLATLDIRNHSGEHEAAITEILQKVNIDRDYTSLSESEKIELLEGVLKDPRPITLLNEDYSEETQEMLKVFQLIREAHKEFGKRSIEVYLISMTESTSDLLEVLVLAKEAGIYRLHADGRVESHLNIAPLLETVDDLVAGPEILKTLFEMDVYNKHLGDMNNHQEIMLGYSDGSKDGGTLTANWRLYKAQQEIHDMAKDYNIGLKFFHGRGGSLGRGGGPLNRSILSQPAETLGDGVKITEQGEVLSSRYLLTDIAYRSLEQGVSTLVEGAAHVSKESEQAHNREEMWEQAMEEIANVSLEKYQSLVFGDKDFLTYFNEATPLQEISELNIGSRPMKRKDSMKFENLRAIPWVFAWTQNRQLIPAWYASGTGLVNYASQSDDHLKQLQQMYENWPFFRSTIYNLQMALTKADIHTAKEYTALVNDQVLGERIFQTIVEEYNTTKQVLLQITGDHELLDQQPTIQESVKLRNPYVDPLNFLQVELIKDLRQKGNENEDTLTEVLLTISGIAAGLRNTG; this is translated from the coding sequence GTGACAATTCAAAAAGAAAAAAACGACCATACAACCCCCTTACGACATGATGTGAATCTACTTGGGAATATGCTTGGTGAGATTCTTGTTCATCAAGGCGGGGAAGAGCTATTAAACAAAGTGGAAACAATCCGTAAGTTAACGAAAGAACTTAGAAGAAATCGCGAAACCTCTACGTATGAAAAACTTAAAAGTGAAATTCAAACCCTACAACCTCCGATGCGTTCCCAAGTCATCCGCGCATTCTCAATCTATTTCCACCTCGTAAATATTGCAGAGCAAAACCATCGTATTCGCAGACGTCGCGAATATCAACTTTTTGATGACCAAGGGGTGCAGCCTTTTTCGATTGAGAGTGCTGTTCTGTCTTTAAAAGACCATAGCATGGATAAGAAGGTCATTCAGGATGTGCTCGATCAATTATCATTGGAGCTGATCATTACAGCACACCCTACTGAAGCGACGAAGCGTACTGTACTTGAAATTCAAAAGCGTATTGCGACAATATTAATGCAGCTCGATCATCCACAGCTAACGGATAATGAGCGTGAACGTATCCAAGAAAGCTTGTTTAACGAGGTTACGGTTCTTTGGCAAACGGATGAATTGAGACACCGGAAACCGACTGTCATGGATGAAGTGCGAAATGGCTTGTATTATTTTGATCAAACCTTGTTTGATGTGCTCCCAGATATCCATCAGGAGTTAGAGGATCGTCTTGAAGAAAGTTATCCTGAAGAGAAATGGAATGTACCAAATTTCCTTCGCTTCGGTTCATGGATTGGTGGGGATCGAGACGGCAACCCGAATGTTACTCCAGAGATCACATGGGAAACATTGATCAAACAGAGGGAGCTTGTTTTGAAAAAGTATGATGCTGTGCTTGTTGAATTAATGAAGCGGTTCAGTCATTCGACAACTCGTGTAAAAGTGAGTGAAGAACTGGTTGCTTCTGTTGAAAAAGAAGAGTCCCTCATTCCAGAAGGGAAGAGGTGGCGAGTCAAAGAAGAAATGTATCGCCGTAAATTTGCTATTATCCTGGAGCGTTTGCGTCAAGTGGGTGAATCGGAAACAGGTTATGCATCCGACGACCAGCTTTTAGCAGATCTTGATCTGATTCAAAACAGTGTGAAAAACCATCAACCATCGAAGCGAGATTTGAAAATGCTGCGTAAACTCGTTCGCCAGGTGAAACTTTTCGGCTTTCACTTAGCTACCCTCGATATTCGTAATCATAGCGGTGAGCATGAAGCAGCGATTACGGAAATTTTGCAAAAAGTAAATATTGATCGTGATTATACTAGTCTTTCTGAATCGGAAAAGATTGAGCTGCTTGAGGGTGTGTTAAAAGATCCCCGTCCTATCACTCTACTAAATGAAGACTACAGTGAAGAAACGCAGGAAATGTTGAAGGTCTTCCAATTGATTCGTGAGGCTCATAAGGAATTCGGCAAACGTTCGATTGAAGTCTATTTAATCAGCATGACTGAATCTACAAGTGATCTTCTGGAAGTATTAGTGCTTGCCAAAGAGGCGGGGATTTACCGTCTGCATGCCGATGGACGAGTAGAGAGCCATTTGAACATCGCGCCATTGCTTGAAACTGTAGATGATTTGGTGGCAGGACCAGAGATCTTAAAAACATTGTTTGAAATGGATGTCTACAATAAACACTTGGGCGACATGAATAACCATCAAGAAATTATGCTAGGCTACTCTGACGGGAGTAAAGACGGCGGTACTCTAACAGCCAACTGGAGACTTTATAAGGCCCAGCAAGAAATCCATGATATGGCCAAAGATTATAATATTGGTTTGAAATTCTTCCATGGACGCGGCGGCTCGCTTGGACGCGGCGGTGGTCCGTTAAATCGAAGCATTCTATCACAGCCTGCTGAAACATTAGGTGACGGCGTGAAAATTACTGAACAAGGTGAAGTGCTGTCATCACGCTACCTGCTGACAGATATTGCCTACCGTAGTCTTGAACAGGGTGTTTCCACCTTGGTTGAAGGAGCGGCCCATGTATCCAAAGAGTCGGAACAAGCACACAACCGTGAGGAAATGTGGGAACAAGCCATGGAAGAGATCGCGAACGTCTCTCTAGAAAAATACCAATCGCTTGTCTTTGGAGATAAAGACTTCCTAACGTATTTCAATGAAGCGACTCCGCTTCAAGAAATTAGTGAATTGAATATTGGTTCGCGTCCTATGAAACGGAAGGACAGCATGAAGTTTGAAAACTTAAGAGCGATCCCATGGGTATTCGCCTGGACCCAAAATCGCCAGCTAATTCCAGCGTGGTATGCTTCTGGTACAGGATTGGTAAACTATGCCTCCCAAAGTGATGATCACTTAAAGCAATTGCAGCAAATGTATGAGAACTGGCCTTTCTTCCGCTCCACCATTTACAATCTGCAAATGGCTTTAACCAAAGCAGATATTCACACAGCCAAAGAATATACGGCTCTAGTGAATGATCAAGTTCTTGGTGAACGTATCTTTCAAACTATCGTTGAAGAATACAATACGACGAAACAGGTTCTCTTACAAATCACAGGTGATCACGAACTTCTCGACCAGCAGCCTACGATTCAGGAATCGGTCAAGCTGCGTAACCCATACGTTGATCCATTGAACTTCTTACAAGTAGAACTTATCAAGGATCTTCGTCAAAAAGGAAATGAAAATGAAGATACACTCACAGAAGTATTACTCACGATCAGTGGTATTGCGGCAGGTTTGCGTAATACGGGTTGA
- a CDS encoding sugar phosphate isomerase/epimerase family protein, whose amino-acid sequence MKNIPIAAQMYTLRNEVKQDFASTLKKVADLGFSGVELAGYEGLSAGDLRKLLDQLGLKAASSHIPLDELTHHLPQVIEDQKTLGSKYVVCPYFEPKREEDYDDLVTNLKKAGEICSQEGLTLCYHNHDFELEKLSDGRTALQTIFEETDAEHVQTEFDVYWLKKAGEDPIKWLERYKGRTPLLHLKDMTTDDEQFFAELGTGGIDIESILEKGKDTGVHWWIVEQDESRKTPLESLEISLEYLKARLPYLQK is encoded by the coding sequence TTGAAAAACATACCTATCGCTGCGCAAATGTACACATTGCGAAATGAAGTCAAGCAAGACTTTGCAAGTACATTGAAAAAAGTAGCTGATCTTGGTTTTTCAGGGGTGGAGCTAGCTGGATATGAAGGCTTGAGTGCCGGGGATCTAAGGAAATTATTAGATCAACTTGGGCTTAAGGCAGCATCCAGTCATATCCCGCTAGATGAACTGACACACCATTTACCCCAAGTTATAGAAGATCAGAAAACATTAGGTAGCAAGTATGTAGTCTGTCCTTATTTTGAACCAAAAAGGGAAGAAGACTACGACGATCTCGTTACTAACTTAAAGAAAGCTGGAGAAATATGTTCCCAGGAAGGGCTGACACTCTGCTACCATAACCATGATTTTGAACTGGAAAAATTAAGTGATGGGCGAACGGCTCTGCAAACGATTTTTGAAGAGACCGATGCCGAACACGTCCAAACCGAGTTTGATGTGTATTGGCTGAAAAAAGCGGGGGAAGACCCGATCAAATGGCTGGAAAGATACAAAGGGAGAACGCCGCTTTTGCATTTGAAAGATATGACCACAGACGATGAGCAGTTTTTTGCGGAGCTTGGGACGGGTGGCATCGATATCGAATCGATTCTAGAAAAAGGTAAGGATACTGGCGTTCATTGGTGGATCGTTGAACAAGATGAAAGCCGGAAAACACCACTAGAAAGTCTAGAGATCAGTTTGGAATATTTGAAGGCCAGGCTTCCTTATTTACAAAAATAG